One genomic segment of Anguilla anguilla isolate fAngAng1 chromosome 2, fAngAng1.pri, whole genome shotgun sequence includes these proteins:
- the LOC118219587 gene encoding zinc finger protein 2 homolog isoform X2, translating to MQAGVCLRQDTETTLPELTEQHRIRQKEEELSGLEPVHMAESETVCAAPGLNTLEPECVTAHSGVSRVFLTQTSLIKTETDVGSTHTGDFIKTENLDGTELGYVTHLDPDQIKTEADDGGFHNPEHISDLQDFKSVNIKIESSECLMSDLINTGVDHKDQTGPWQYAGEPNPNGKKEEAHDLLTQCEDLNHDCDLNNENNLSRIIQISANSSRKTKSNFTKHQKIHTGEKPYKFTVEKPYKCAQCEKCFSTTSNLNVHLKMHRGEKPFKCAQCGKCFYTTSNLNVHQRIHMGEKPYKCDYCGSRFSRAASLNVHQRTHTGEKPYKCDYCGSRFSQVCNLNKHQRIHTGEKPFKCSHCGDGFSQAFQLSKHQIIHTGEKPFKCDYCGNGFSQASHLNTHLRVHTGEKPFKCTHCEKWFAQKYHLSRHMKIHTGEKPFKCTHCEKCFSQIAHLNAHLYLHSGEKPYKCAHCGKGFPRKSDLNKHLIIHTGAKPYTCSQCQKCFNTKGILNSHQRTHTGEKPFKCAKCEKCFNTKAILNNHQTIHTGEKPYKCTHCGKGFARIYHLNSHQKIHTAEKTYRCTHCEKCFHKKSVFTTHRRSHCGSF from the coding sequence ATGcaggcaggagtctgtctgagacaggacactgagacaacactaccagagctcactgagcagcacaggatcagacagaaagaagaggaactcagtggactggagcctgtccacatggcagagtcagagacagtgtgtgctgcaccaggactcaacacactggagccagagtgtgttacagcacacagcggGGTCAGTCGTGTATTCCTTACACAGACatcactgattaaaacagaaactgatgTGGGCTCCACCCACACTGGGGATTTTATTAAGACTGAGAACCTAGATGGTACAGAGCTGGGATATGTAACCCATCTGGATCCtgaccaaatcaaaacagaGGCTGATGATGGAGGATTTCATAACCCAGAACACATCAGTGACTTGCAGGATTTTAAGAGTGTTAATATTAAAATTGAATCCAGTGAATGTTTAATGAGTGATCTCATCAATACTGGTGTTGATCACAAAGATCAGACTGGACCGTGGCAATATGCAGGAGAGCCAAACCCAAACGGTAAAAAGGAAGAAGCTCATGATCTGCTGACTCAATGTGAGGACTTAAACCATGACTGTGacttaaacaatgaaaataatctaAGCAGAATCATCCAGATAAGTGCAAACAGTAGCAGAAAGACAAAGTCTAATTTCACTAAACATCAGAAAATTCATACTGGTGAAAAACCCTACAAGTTCACAGttgaaaagccatacaagtgtgcacagtgtgagaagtgttttagtACAACATCTAATTTAAATGTCCACTTGAAAATGCATAGAGGTGAAAAGCCATTTAAGTGTgcacagtgtgggaagtgtttttatacaacatctaatttaaatgtccaccagagaattcatatgggtgaaaagccctacaaatgtgaTTACTGTGGGAGTCGCTTTTCCCGAGCGGCGTCTTTAAATGTCCACCAGAGAactcatacaggtgaaaaaccctacaaatgTGATTACTGTGGGAGTCGCTTTTCCCAGGTATGTAATTTGAATAAGCACCaaagaattcatacaggtgaaaaaccctTCAAATGTAGTCATTGTGGGGATGGCTTTTCCCAGGCATTTCAACTAAGTAAGCACCAGataattcatacaggtgaaaaaccctTCAAATGTGATTATTGTGGGAATGGCTTTTCCCAGGCTTCTCATTTAAATACCCACCTGAGagttcatacaggtgaaaagcccttcAAATGTACTCATTGTGAGAAGTGGTTTGCCCAGAAATATCATTTAAGTCGCCACATgaaaattcatacaggtgaaaagcccttcAAATGTACTCATTGTGAGAAGTGCTTTTCACAGATAGCTCATTTAAATGCCCACCTATATTTACATTCAGGGGAAAAGCCCTACAAGTGTGCTCATTGTGGGAAGGGTTTTCCTAGGaaatctgatttaaataaacacCTCATAATTCATACAGGTGCAAAGCCTTACACATGTTCTCAGTGTCAGAAGTGTTTTAATACAAAAGGTATTTTAAATAGTCACCAGAGAactcatacaggtgaaaagccattcaAGTGTGCAaagtgtgagaagtgttttaatacaaaagctattttaaataatcaccagacaattcatacaggtgagaagccctacaaatgtactcaTTGTGGGAAAGGCTTTGCCCGGATATATCATTTAAATAGCCACCAGAAAATTCATACAGCTGAAAAGACTTACAGGTGTACACACTGTgagaaatgttttcataaaaaatctgtttttactaCACACCGGAGAAGTCATTGTGGAAGTTTCTAA
- the LOC118219652 gene encoding histone H2B-like, with the protein MSQYHLVFEFARMPEPAKSAPKKGSKKAVTKTTAKGGKKRRKSRKESYAIYVYKVLKQVHPDTGISSKAMGIMNSFVNDIFERIAGESSRLAHYNKRSTITSREIQTAVRLLLPGELAKHAVSEGTKAVTKYTSSK; encoded by the coding sequence ATGAGCCAGTATCACTTGGTTTTTGAATTTGCGAGAATGCCTGAGCCAGCGAAATCCGCGCCCAAAAAGGGCTCTAAGAAAGCTGTCACCAAGACCACTGCGAAGGGAGGAAAGAAGCGCAGAAAGTCAAGGAAGGAGAGCTACGCCATCTACGTATACAAGGTCCTGAAGCAAGTGCATCCTGATACTGGCATTTCTTCGAAAGCAATGGGTATCATGAACTCTTTCGTTAATGATATTTTTGAGCGTATTGCTGGTGAATCTTCCCGTCTGGCTCACTACAACAAGCGTTCTACCATCACTTCAAGGGAGATTCAGACCGCTGTGCGCCTTCTGTTGCCAGGAGAGTTGGCCAAACACGCAGTGTCTGAGGGCACCAAGGCCGTCACAAAGTATACCAGCTCAAAGTAA
- the LOC118219587 gene encoding zinc finger protein 721-like isoform X3 — MESLDRTELGCVAHLHPDQIKTEADDGGYLKTECISNVQDIDCVNIDSDRMKYESNQSFVSDFMNTVVNRAGVYHNGLTESWRCANSNFKKEEIPNLSTKCGDLNQHCDINNENNHTKIVQKSTNDCNKHIYCQKVNVAIDPISNSSKNPNLLNFCQIKTTRRKKGVIHTEEKPYKCKQCKKCFSTESCLYVHWRIHTGEKPYKCPQCGKCFSKISDLNRHHIIHTGEKPKCTQCKKCFSTNSALNVHLRIHTGEKPHQCSHCGKCFCTKSDLSVHLRIHTDEKPYKCTQCGKCFSANSVLNQHLRIHTGEKPYKCTQCGKCFSTNFALNRHQRIHTGEKPYKCSHCGKCFRTKSDLNVHLRIHTGKKPYQCSQCGKWFCTKLDLNVHLRIHTGEKPYKCTQCGKCFSANSVLNQHLRIHTGEKPYKCTQCGKCFSTNFALNRHQRIHTGEKPYKCSQCGKWFCTKSDLNVHLRIHTGEKPYQCSQCGKWFCTKSDLNVHLRIHTGEKPYKCTQCGKCFSANSVLNQHLRIHTGEKPYKCTQCGKCFSTNFALNRHQRIHTGEKPYKCSHCGKCFRTKSDLNVHLRIHTGKKPYQCSQCGKWFRTKSDLNIHVRIHTGEKPYSCSQCGKCFLKLSHLNSHRRVHTGEKPYKCTQCGKWFCTKSDLNVHLRIHTGEKPYKCTQCGKCFSANSVLNQHLRIHTGEKPYKCTQCGKCFSTNFALNRHQRIHTGEKPYKCSHCGKCFRTKSDLNVHLRIHTGKKPYQCSQCGKWFHTKSDLNIHVRIHTGEKPYSCSQCGNRFSRAASLNVHQRTHTGEKPYKCDYCGSRFSQVCNLNKHQRIHTGEKPFKCSHCGDGFSQAFQLSKHQIIHTGEKPFKCDYCGNGFSQASHLNTHLRVHTGEKPFKCTHCEKWFAQKYHLSRHMKIHTGEKPFKCTHCEKCFSQIAHLNAHLYLHSGEKPYKCAHCGKGFPRKSDLNKHLIIHTGAKPYTCSQCQKCFNTKGILNSHQRTHTGEKPFKCAKCEKCFNTKAILNNHQTIHTGEKPYKCTHCGKGFARIYHLNSHQKIHTAEKTYRCTHCEKCFHKKSVFTTHRRSHCGSF; from the exons ATGGAGAGCCTTGACAGGACAGAGCTGGGATGTGTAGCCCATCTGCATCCtgaccaaatcaaaacagaGGCTGATGATGGAGGATACCTTAAGACAGAATGCATCAGTAATGTACAGGACATTGATTGTGTGAATATCGACTCTGATCGAATGAAGTATGAATCCAATCAAAGTTTTGTGAGTGATTTCATGAATACTGTGGTGAACAGAGCTGGTGTTTATCACAATGGCCTGACTGAATCATGGCGATGTGCAaattcaaactttaaaaaagaagaaattccTAATCTGTCAACCAAATGTGGGGACTTAAATCAGCACTGTgacataaacaatgaaaataatcacaCCAAAATTGTCCAGAAAAGTACAAACGATTgcaacaaacacatttattgtcaGAAAGTGAATGTTGCAATTGATCCCATAAGTAATTCAAGTAAAAACCCCAATCTTCTGAATTTCTGTCAGATCAAGACGACTCGGAGAAAGAAAGGTGTGATTCATACAGAAGAAAAACCGTACAAGTGTAAACAGTGTAAGAAGTGTTTTAGTACAGAGTCTTGCTTATATGTCCACTGGAGAATTCATactggtgaaaagccctacaaatgcccTCAATGTGgaaagtgtttttcaaaaatatctgATTTAAATAGGCATCATataattcatacaggtgaaaagcccaaGTGTACCCAGTGCAAGAAGTGTTTTAGTACAAATTCAGCTTTAAATgtacacctgagaattcatacggGTGAAAAGCCACACCAATGTTCTcattgtgggaagtgcttttgtACAAAATCGGATTTAAGTgtacacctgagaattcatacagatgaaaagccctacaaatgcacTCAGTGTGGTAAGTGTTTTAGTgcaaattctgttttaaatcaACACCTGAGAAtccatacaggtgaaaaaccttACAAATGCACTCAGTGTGGGAAATGTTTTAGTACAAATTTTGCTTTAAATcgccaccagagaattcatacaggtgaaaagccctacaaatgttctcattgtgggaagtgctttcgtacaaaatctgatttaaatgtacacctgagaattcatacaggcaAAAAGCCCTAccaatgttctcagtgtgggaagtggtTTTGTACAAAATTGGATTTAAATgtacacctgagaattcatacaggtgaaaagccctacaaatgcacTCAGTGTGGTAAGTGTTTTAGTgcaaattctgttttaaatcaACACCTGAGAAtccatacaggtgaaaaaccttACAAATGCACTCAGTGTGGGAAATGTTTTAGTACAAATTTTGCTTTAAATcgccaccagagaattcatacaggtgaaaagccctacaaatgttctcaatGTGGGAAGTGGTTTTGTACAAAATCGGATTTAAATgtacacctgagaattcatacgggtgaaaagccctaccaatgttctcagtgtgggaagtggtTTTGTACAAAATCGGATTTAAACgtacacctgagaattcatacaggtgaaaagccctacaaatgcacTCAGTGTGGTAAGTGTTTTAGTgcaaattctgttttaaatcaACACCTGAGAAtccatacaggtgaaaaaccttACAAATGCACTCAGTGTGGGAAATGTTTTAGTACAAATTTTGCTTTAAATcgccaccagagaattcatacaggtgaaaagccctacaaatgttctcattgtgggaagtgctttcgtacaaaatctgatttaaatgtacacctgagaattcatacaggcaAAAAGCCCTAccaatgttctcagtgtgggaagtggtTTCGTACGAAATCTGATTTAAACATACACGTGAGAATTcacacaggtgaaaagccctactcATGTTCTCAATGTGGGAAGTGTTTTCTAAAACTATCACATTTAAATAGTCACCGGAGagttcatacaggtgaaaagccctacaaatgcacTCAGTGTGGTAAGTGGTTTTGTACAAAATCGGATTTAAATgtacacctgagaattcatacaggtgaaaagccctacaaatgcacTCAGTGTGGTAAGTGTTTTAGTgcaaattctgttttaaatcaACACCTGAGAAtccatacaggtgaaaaaccttACAAATGCACTCAGTGTGGGAAATGTTTTAGTACAAATTTTGCTTTAAATcgccaccagagaattcatacaggtgaaaagccctacaaatgttctcattgtgggaagtgctttcgtacaaaatctgatttaaatgtacacctgagaattcatacaggcaAAAAGCCCTAccaatgttctcagtgtgggaagtggtTTCATACGAAATCTGATTTAAACATACACGTGAGAATTcacacaggtgaaaagccctactcATGTTCTCAATGTGGGAA TCGCTTTTCCCGAGCGGCGTCTTTAAATGTCCACCAGAGAactcatacaggtgaaaaaccctacaaatgTGATTACTGTGGGAGTCGCTTTTCCCAGGTATGTAATTTGAATAAGCACCaaagaattcatacaggtgaaaaaccctTCAAATGTAGTCATTGTGGGGATGGCTTTTCCCAGGCATTTCAACTAAGTAAGCACCAGataattcatacaggtgaaaaaccctTCAAATGTGATTATTGTGGGAATGGCTTTTCCCAGGCTTCTCATTTAAATACCCACCTGAGagttcatacaggtgaaaagcccttcAAATGTACTCATTGTGAGAAGTGGTTTGCCCAGAAATATCATTTAAGTCGCCACATgaaaattcatacaggtgaaaagcccttcAAATGTACTCATTGTGAGAAGTGCTTTTCACAGATAGCTCATTTAAATGCCCACCTATATTTACATTCAGGGGAAAAGCCCTACAAGTGTGCTCATTGTGGGAAGGGTTTTCCTAGGaaatctgatttaaataaacacCTCATAATTCATACAGGTGCAAAGCCTTACACATGTTCTCAGTGTCAGAAGTGTTTTAATACAAAAGGTATTTTAAATAGTCACCAGAGAactcatacaggtgaaaagccattcaAGTGTGCAaagtgtgagaagtgttttaatacaaaagctattttaaataatcaccagacaattcatacaggtgagaagccctacaaatgtactcaTTGTGGGAAAGGCTTTGCCCGGATATATCATTTAAATAGCCACCAGAAAATTCATACAGCTGAAAAGACTTACAGGTGTACACACTGTgagaaatgttttcataaaaaatctgtttttactaCACACCGGAGAAGTCATTGTGGAAGTTTCTAA
- the LOC118219587 gene encoding zinc finger protein 665-like isoform X1 yields the protein MESLDRTELGCVAHLHPDQIKTEADDGGYLKTECISNVQDIDCVNIDSDRMKYESNQSFVSDFMNTVVNRAGVYHNGLTESWRCANSNFKKEEIPNLSTKCGDLNQHCDINNENNHTKIVQKSTNDCNKHIYCQKVNVAIDPISNSSKNPNLLNFCQIKTTRRKKGVIHTEEKPYKCKQCKKCFSTESCLYVHWRIHTGEKPYKCPQCGKCFSKISDLNRHHIIHTGEKPKCTQCKKCFSTNSALNVHLRIHTGEKPHQCSHCGKCFCTKSDLSVHLRIHTDEKPYKCTQCGKCFSANSVLNQHLRIHTGEKPYKCTQCGKCFSTNFALNRHQRIHTGEKPYKCSHCGKCFRTKSDLNVHLRIHTGKKPYQCSQCGKWFCTKLDLNVHLRIHTGEKPYKCTQCGKCFSANSVLNQHLRIHTGEKPYKCTQCGKCFSTNFALNRHQRIHTGEKPYKCSQCGKWFCTKSDLNVHLRIHTGEKPYQCSQCGKWFCTKSDLNVHLRIHTGEKPYKCTQCGKCFSANSVLNQHLRIHTGEKPYKCTQCGKCFSTNFALNRHQRIHTGEKPYKCSHCGKCFRTKSDLNVHLRIHTGKKPYQCSQCGKWFRTKSDLNIHVRIHTGEKPYSCSQCGKCFLKLSHLNSHRRVHTGEKPYKCTQCGKWFCTKSDLNVHLRIHTGEKPYKCTQCGKCFSANSVLNQHLRIHTGEKPYKCTQCGKCFSTNFALNRHQRIHTGEKPYKCSHCGKCFRTKSDLNVHLRIHTGKKPYQCSQCGKWFHTKSDLNIHVRIHTGEKPYSCSQCGKCFLKLSHLNSHRRVHTGEKPFKCTHCEKWFAQKYHLSRHMKIHTGEKPFKCTHCEKCFSQIAHLNAHLYLHSGEKPYKCAHCGKGFPRKSDLNKHLIIHTGAKPYTCSQCQKCFNTKGILNSHQRTHTGEKPFKCAKCEKCFNTKAILNNHQTIHTGEKPYKCTHCGKGFARIYHLNSHQKIHTAEKTYRCTHCEKCFHKKSVFTTHRRSHCGSF from the exons ATGGAGAGCCTTGACAGGACAGAGCTGGGATGTGTAGCCCATCTGCATCCtgaccaaatcaaaacagaGGCTGATGATGGAGGATACCTTAAGACAGAATGCATCAGTAATGTACAGGACATTGATTGTGTGAATATCGACTCTGATCGAATGAAGTATGAATCCAATCAAAGTTTTGTGAGTGATTTCATGAATACTGTGGTGAACAGAGCTGGTGTTTATCACAATGGCCTGACTGAATCATGGCGATGTGCAaattcaaactttaaaaaagaagaaattccTAATCTGTCAACCAAATGTGGGGACTTAAATCAGCACTGTgacataaacaatgaaaataatcacaCCAAAATTGTCCAGAAAAGTACAAACGATTgcaacaaacacatttattgtcaGAAAGTGAATGTTGCAATTGATCCCATAAGTAATTCAAGTAAAAACCCCAATCTTCTGAATTTCTGTCAGATCAAGACGACTCGGAGAAAGAAAGGTGTGATTCATACAGAAGAAAAACCGTACAAGTGTAAACAGTGTAAGAAGTGTTTTAGTACAGAGTCTTGCTTATATGTCCACTGGAGAATTCATactggtgaaaagccctacaaatgcccTCAATGTGgaaagtgtttttcaaaaatatctgATTTAAATAGGCATCATataattcatacaggtgaaaagcccaaGTGTACCCAGTGCAAGAAGTGTTTTAGTACAAATTCAGCTTTAAATgtacacctgagaattcatacggGTGAAAAGCCACACCAATGTTCTcattgtgggaagtgcttttgtACAAAATCGGATTTAAGTgtacacctgagaattcatacagatgaaaagccctacaaatgcacTCAGTGTGGTAAGTGTTTTAGTgcaaattctgttttaaatcaACACCTGAGAAtccatacaggtgaaaaaccttACAAATGCACTCAGTGTGGGAAATGTTTTAGTACAAATTTTGCTTTAAATcgccaccagagaattcatacaggtgaaaagccctacaaatgttctcattgtgggaagtgctttcgtacaaaatctgatttaaatgtacacctgagaattcatacaggcaAAAAGCCCTAccaatgttctcagtgtgggaagtggtTTTGTACAAAATTGGATTTAAATgtacacctgagaattcatacaggtgaaaagccctacaaatgcacTCAGTGTGGTAAGTGTTTTAGTgcaaattctgttttaaatcaACACCTGAGAAtccatacaggtgaaaaaccttACAAATGCACTCAGTGTGGGAAATGTTTTAGTACAAATTTTGCTTTAAATcgccaccagagaattcatacaggtgaaaagccctacaaatgttctcaatGTGGGAAGTGGTTTTGTACAAAATCGGATTTAAATgtacacctgagaattcatacgggtgaaaagccctaccaatgttctcagtgtgggaagtggtTTTGTACAAAATCGGATTTAAACgtacacctgagaattcatacaggtgaaaagccctacaaatgcacTCAGTGTGGTAAGTGTTTTAGTgcaaattctgttttaaatcaACACCTGAGAAtccatacaggtgaaaaaccttACAAATGCACTCAGTGTGGGAAATGTTTTAGTACAAATTTTGCTTTAAATcgccaccagagaattcatacaggtgaaaagccctacaaatgttctcattgtgggaagtgctttcgtacaaaatctgatttaaatgtacacctgagaattcatacaggcaAAAAGCCCTAccaatgttctcagtgtgggaagtggtTTCGTACGAAATCTGATTTAAACATACACGTGAGAATTcacacaggtgaaaagccctactcATGTTCTCAATGTGGGAAGTGTTTTCTAAAACTATCACATTTAAATAGTCACCGGAGagttcatacaggtgaaaagccctacaaatgcacTCAGTGTGGTAAGTGGTTTTGTACAAAATCGGATTTAAATgtacacctgagaattcatacaggtgaaaagccctacaaatgcacTCAGTGTGGTAAGTGTTTTAGTgcaaattctgttttaaatcaACACCTGAGAAtccatacaggtgaaaaaccttACAAATGCACTCAGTGTGGGAAATGTTTTAGTACAAATTTTGCTTTAAATcgccaccagagaattcatacaggtgaaaagccctacaaatgttctcattgtgggaagtgctttcgtacaaaatctgatttaaatgtacacctgagaattcatacaggcaAAAAGCCCTAccaatgttctcagtgtgggaagtggtTTCATACGAAATCTGATTTAAACATACACGTGAGAATTcacacaggtgaaaagccctactcATGTTCTCAATGTGGGAAGTGTTTTCTAAAACTATCACATTTAAATAGTCACCGGAGAG ttcatacaggtgaaaagcccttcAAATGTACTCATTGTGAGAAGTGGTTTGCCCAGAAATATCATTTAAGTCGCCACATgaaaattcatacaggtgaaaagcccttcAAATGTACTCATTGTGAGAAGTGCTTTTCACAGATAGCTCATTTAAATGCCCACCTATATTTACATTCAGGGGAAAAGCCCTACAAGTGTGCTCATTGTGGGAAGGGTTTTCCTAGGaaatctgatttaaataaacacCTCATAATTCATACAGGTGCAAAGCCTTACACATGTTCTCAGTGTCAGAAGTGTTTTAATACAAAAGGTATTTTAAATAGTCACCAGAGAactcatacaggtgaaaagccattcaAGTGTGCAaagtgtgagaagtgttttaatacaaaagctattttaaataatcaccagacaattcatacaggtgagaagccctacaaatgtactcaTTGTGGGAAAGGCTTTGCCCGGATATATCATTTAAATAGCCACCAGAAAATTCATACAGCTGAAAAGACTTACAGGTGTACACACTGTgagaaatgttttcataaaaaatctgtttttactaCACACCGGAGAAGTCATTGTGGAAGTTTCTAA
- the LOC118219670 gene encoding zinc finger protein 723-like translates to ILNAHLRIHRGEKPYKCAQCEKCFYTKFNLNRHQKIHTGEKPYKFTVEKPYKCAQCEKCFSTKSNLNVHLKMHRGEKPFKCAQCEKCFYTKSNLNVHQRIHRGEKPYKCDHCGNGFSRASSLNVHQRIHTGEKPFKCAQCEKCFNTKSILNNHQRIHTGEKPYKCTCCEKCFRTKSIFNTHLRNHTGKNPY, encoded by the coding sequence attttaaatgcccacctgagaattcatagaggtgaaaagccatacaagtgtgcccagtgtgagaagtgtttttatacaaagtttaatttaaatagACATCAGAAAATTCATACGGGTGAAAAACCCTACAAGTTCACAGttgaaaagccatacaagtgtgcacagtgtgagaagtgttttagtacaaaatctaatttaaatgtCCACTTGAAAATGCATAGAGGTGAAAAGCCATTTAAGTGTgcacagtgtgagaagtgtttttatacaaaatctaatttaaatgtccaccagagaattcatagaggtgaaaagccctacaaatgtgaTCATTGTGGGAATGGCTTTTCCCGGGCATCTTCTTTAAATGttcaccagagaattcatacaggtgaaaagccattcaagtgtgcacagtgtgagaagtgttttaatacaaaatctattttaaataatcaccagagaattcatacaggtgaaaagccctacaaatgtacatgctgtgagaaatgttttcgtacaaaatcaatttttaatacACACCTGAGAAATCATACAGGTAAAAATCCATACTAA